One genomic segment of Candidatus Bathyarchaeia archaeon includes these proteins:
- a CDS encoding uroporphyrinogen decarboxylase family protein codes for MNIAERVKTVLDGRMPDAVPILIYSNHLPRGEFERNLRNIGLGLDVRCSVYRSYMPNVKVEERRTGHYVYTIYNTPKGSLSMITRVNLKFQLPGGSWIVEYLVKNIDDVKALKFIIEDTVYEANYEEYIQIKEDLEGDGIVTASSDYTPLMKIILRYMGFRNFAMMFKRRPDIIDDLVQTIDEKYAEMYAVIARSPAEIVRIGDNIDGVMISPLLFEKYCLPFYNKYCSILKASGKKVISHMDGRLRVLKDLISLTSLDAIEAFTPPPGGDLPLKEARESWQNKVIWMNFPEAVLLEGPEKVRDFTISLLRESAPGDRLIMSITEDIHPIYLKSGLRALVETVHKYGKLPIEIPTS; via the coding sequence ATGAATATTGCTGAAAGGGTTAAAACAGTGCTAGATGGAAGAATGCCTGACGCTGTTCCAATATTAATTTATTCAAATCATCTCCCAAGAGGTGAATTTGAACGAAACTTAAGGAATATTGGTTTAGGTTTAGATGTCAGATGCAGCGTTTATAGATCGTATATGCCCAATGTTAAAGTGGAGGAGAGGAGAACAGGTCATTACGTTTACACTATTTATAATACTCCTAAGGGCAGTCTCTCGATGATTACGAGAGTTAATCTTAAATTTCAGCTTCCAGGCGGCAGCTGGATCGTTGAGTATCTCGTCAAAAATATTGATGATGTCAAGGCTTTAAAGTTTATTATTGAGGATACTGTGTATGAGGCTAATTATGAAGAGTACATTCAGATTAAAGAAGATTTAGAGGGGGACGGTATAGTTACAGCGAGCTCCGATTATACGCCGCTCATGAAGATCATCTTAAGATACATGGGCTTCAGGAATTTCGCTATGATGTTTAAAAGGAGGCCGGATATTATAGATGATCTTGTTCAAACGATCGACGAAAAATACGCGGAAATGTATGCTGTTATAGCTAGGTCTCCGGCAGAGATAGTGAGAATTGGAGACAACATAGATGGCGTAATGATATCGCCGTTACTCTTTGAGAAATATTGCTTGCCATTCTACAACAAGTATTGCAGTATTCTTAAGGCGAGTGGAAAGAAAGTTATATCGCACATGGATGGAAGGCTTAGAGTTCTCAAAGACCTCATATCTTTGACCAGTTTAGACGCGATAGAAGCCTTCACACCGCCGCCGGGAGGGGACTTGCCGCTTAAAGAGGCTAGAGAATCTTGGCAAAACAAGGTTATATGGATGAATTTCCCGGAAGCCGTTTTATTGGAGGGTCCGGAGAAGGTGAGGGATTTCACCATAAGCCTTTTGAGGGAATCCGCTCCGGGAGATAGACTGATAATGAGCATAACTGAGGATATACATCCAATTTAC
- a CDS encoding ThuA domain-containing protein, which yields MDSNRINVTVWNEFIHEREDKRVAEIYPEGMHAVIAKYLRDQGFNARTATFNEPEHGLTEEVLNNTDVLIWWGHVAHDKVSDTVVDRVYRRVTSDGMGLIVLHSGHFSKIFRRLLGTSCNLKWREAAEKERIWVVAGWHPIAEGLGDYFEIEHEEMYGEPFDIPPPDELVFISWFKGGEVFRSGCCFYRGAGKIFYFRPGHETYPTYYNPTVLKVIGNAVKWCAPIRRPKPIMGNVKPLEPI from the coding sequence ATGGACAGCAATAGGATAAACGTAACTGTTTGGAATGAGTTTATTCATGAAAGGGAAGATAAGCGGGTTGCTGAAATATATCCCGAAGGAATGCACGCCGTTATCGCCAAATATCTTCGTGACCAAGGTTTTAATGCTCGGACGGCTACATTTAATGAGCCAGAGCATGGCTTAACAGAAGAAGTTCTTAACAACACGGACGTATTGATCTGGTGGGGGCATGTTGCGCACGATAAAGTGAGCGACACCGTAGTTGACCGAGTGTACAGGCGGGTAACGTCTGACGGAATGGGGCTAATAGTACTGCATTCAGGGCATTTCTCCAAAATATTCAGGCGCCTACTTGGAACCTCATGCAACCTTAAGTGGAGGGAGGCTGCTGAAAAGGAGAGAATATGGGTTGTCGCTGGATGGCATCCGATCGCTGAAGGGCTTGGAGACTACTTTGAAATTGAGCATGAGGAGATGTACGGCGAACCATTCGATATACCGCCTCCAGACGAACTAGTATTCATAAGCTGGTTTAAGGGCGGCGAAGTTTTCCGCAGCGGATGCTGCTTTTACAGGGGGGCGGGCAAAATATTTTACTTTAGACCTGGCCACGAAACCTATCCAACTTACTATAACCCCACTGTACTGAAGGTTATAGGCAACGCTGTTAAATGGTGTGCCCCAATAAGGAGACCTAAACCGATAATGGGTAATGTGAAACCTCTTGAACCCATTTAA